A single window of bacterium DNA harbors:
- a CDS encoding uroporphyrinogen decarboxylase family protein yields MNSKERVRAVMKGEIPDKVPWGEFAVDFDTVGKIIGHETYYRAKAKSQMAFWNGRRDEVVQSWKEDGIEFYKKMDCFDIINVSAMASGIAPPKGFTCEKPAKIDDNTWEYRDGTVIKYSDLTADLTVVYDPHVGEKRHTPADFAHEPVVEPLDESCFEVVDALIGKFGGSRYMIGPCGHEVGIVLLDGDFDQGGGGFAYSLMEYYDHPETIRAAYRYEVALNNMKDYQYIRPGQDGVFFGHQDFASTQGPFISPEMFREFALPAVKERVNNIHENFHLPVFKHACGNNNKLLDMFVEAGYDAYQSIQRTAGMDLRAIKERYSEKLVPWGGLDVEILVSGTPEDIRQGVTRAMKQFKPGGRYIFGSSHSIAVGTKYDNFMTMIDEFEQQRTY; encoded by the coding sequence ATGAATTCAAAAGAACGTGTCAGGGCTGTAATGAAAGGAGAAATCCCCGACAAGGTTCCATGGGGTGAGTTTGCCGTAGATTTCGATACGGTCGGGAAAATCATCGGCCATGAAACGTATTACCGCGCCAAAGCGAAGTCGCAGATGGCATTCTGGAACGGACGCCGTGACGAGGTCGTCCAGAGCTGGAAAGAAGACGGCATCGAGTTCTACAAGAAAATGGACTGTTTCGACATTATCAACGTTTCGGCGATGGCGAGTGGAATCGCGCCCCCGAAAGGCTTCACCTGCGAAAAACCGGCAAAAATCGACGATAATACATGGGAGTACCGTGACGGCACCGTGATCAAGTATTCTGACCTGACCGCCGACCTCACCGTCGTATACGATCCCCATGTCGGGGAAAAACGCCACACGCCCGCCGATTTCGCACATGAGCCTGTCGTCGAGCCCCTCGATGAAAGCTGTTTCGAGGTGGTAGACGCATTGATCGGAAAATTCGGCGGCAGCAGGTACATGATCGGCCCCTGCGGTCATGAGGTGGGCATCGTGCTCCTCGATGGTGATTTCGATCAGGGCGGCGGCGGATTCGCATACAGCCTCATGGAATACTACGACCATCCGGAAACGATACGGGCGGCGTACCGGTACGAAGTTGCCCTCAATAATATGAAGGACTACCAGTATATACGTCCCGGACAGGATGGGGTTTTTTTCGGTCATCAGGATTTCGCGAGCACACAGGGACCGTTCATTTCGCCGGAGATGTTTCGCGAATTCGCCCTTCCCGCAGTGAAGGAGCGGGTAAATAACATCCACGAGAATTTTCACCTCCCGGTCTTCAAACATGCCTGCGGGAACAACAACAAACTCCTCGACATGTTTGTCGAGGCGGGTTACGATGCCTACCAGTCGATCCAGCGTACAGCGGGTATGGACCTTCGCGCGATCAAGGAACGGTACAGCGAAAAACTGGTTCCCTGGGGTGGTCTCGATGTTGAAATTCTCGTCTCGGGAACACCCGAAGATATCAGGCAGGGAGTCACCCGAGCCATGAAACAGTTCAAGCCGGGAGGGAGATACATTTTCGGCTCATCCCATTCCATCGCGGTGGGAACAAAGTACGATAATTTTATGACCATGATCGACGAATTTGAACAGCAGCGGACATACTGA
- a CDS encoding transglutaminase-like domain-containing protein, with protein MVLLILVFVVPANSETLSVSLSTDIDGLTAYETGFTCDVMKAPRNEGIMLNDMILFENDAPGAGTSEKGTSREELFKNVFARKIIHLDDPSAFEAHIILYMEAKNKDNKAQKPFFIIVNGKRIEGPPLSWHEPRWLWVPIPPETLQKGDNTIIVGCDAPRGKGYDLMLARADEYEKGGGAYLYDGNTALLCANQVDVSDEGKSVKIQKFAVGDYSSKSLDNGATWITKKLGTANDVIGEYTIRLQVKRFKPEGQLLSPPVDLWDGITGYTKIKPACSVSDLTLLFMGETPEGTAIEWQVRYADTPDMTQDAWGPFRTVGAGEVLSVHVDPGKNRYLQWRAVLTTKNPLKTPVVQGVRLHRTVAFTPPQNNYYVFKYDNTAQRYSSYKFRYETWDEPNLQRLRDRLGLDRLVKDASGDWEKINLVRHHISGQWFHKMPDNDYPEWNALEILDRRDRTGYGGMCVQFTQVFIQSLLSLGFQARYVMMIEHDIAEVYVDELGKWVLVDPESIFDSYEYETSTGMPVNCLEQHRYFLMENGITAENPINWKAVDPWANLPRPGKTPGVPAPLDFSTFTGWINDPSKPDYPPQHRLAGLVRIMLRNNWFSQPYPRPLTQGVDYWPWDGFLNWYDDATPRQLQYALHSDREVDFYPTLNTVTCDAVYSKNEGEIAVTMVTFTPNFDSYEINIDGAGWKDSPDRFTWKLKPSALNTLEMRIRNKLGLKGKPSCIEVMYHYKELYAPKPK; from the coding sequence ATGGTACTTCTCATACTTGTATTTGTCGTACCGGCAAATAGCGAAACCTTATCGGTGTCACTTTCCACAGACATTGACGGTTTGACCGCGTATGAAACAGGCTTTACCTGTGACGTTATGAAAGCTCCGCGCAACGAAGGGATCATGCTCAATGACATGATTCTTTTCGAAAACGACGCTCCCGGTGCGGGAACAAGCGAAAAGGGCACTTCGCGAGAGGAACTGTTCAAAAACGTTTTTGCACGTAAAATTATTCATCTGGACGATCCTTCGGCGTTTGAGGCCCATATCATTCTGTACATGGAAGCGAAGAACAAAGACAATAAAGCCCAGAAACCGTTTTTTATCATTGTGAACGGGAAGCGTATCGAAGGACCGCCCCTTTCATGGCATGAGCCACGGTGGCTTTGGGTGCCGATTCCTCCCGAAACGCTGCAGAAAGGCGACAACACCATCATCGTCGGATGCGATGCTCCCCGGGGAAAAGGATACGATCTCATGCTGGCGCGGGCGGATGAATACGAAAAAGGAGGAGGCGCATATCTTTACGATGGGAATACAGCCCTGCTCTGCGCAAATCAGGTGGATGTGAGTGACGAGGGGAAAAGCGTAAAAATCCAGAAATTTGCCGTAGGCGACTATTCATCGAAATCCCTCGATAACGGCGCAACATGGATCACGAAAAAACTTGGGACTGCCAATGATGTCATCGGAGAATATACCATACGGTTACAGGTGAAGCGGTTCAAGCCCGAAGGTCAGTTGCTTTCTCCTCCCGTCGATTTGTGGGACGGCATCACCGGATACACGAAAATTAAACCGGCATGCAGTGTTTCCGATCTGACACTCCTGTTCATGGGAGAAACACCGGAAGGCACTGCGATTGAATGGCAGGTCCGTTATGCGGATACACCCGACATGACACAGGATGCATGGGGTCCCTTCAGGACGGTGGGCGCGGGTGAAGTGCTGTCGGTGCATGTAGACCCCGGGAAAAACCGGTATCTCCAGTGGCGGGCTGTCCTGACAACGAAAAACCCGCTGAAGACACCGGTCGTTCAAGGAGTCAGACTGCATCGCACCGTGGCCTTCACTCCTCCGCAGAACAACTATTATGTTTTCAAGTATGATAACACCGCCCAGCGGTACAGCTCGTACAAATTTCGGTATGAAACGTGGGATGAGCCGAATTTGCAACGCCTGAGAGACCGTCTCGGTCTGGACCGTCTTGTAAAAGACGCATCCGGCGACTGGGAAAAAATCAACCTTGTGCGACACCATATTTCCGGGCAGTGGTTCCATAAAATGCCGGATAATGATTATCCGGAATGGAATGCGCTCGAAATCCTCGACCGCCGTGACAGAACAGGATATGGCGGGATGTGCGTTCAGTTCACACAGGTTTTCATCCAGTCTCTCCTGTCTTTGGGATTTCAGGCCCGTTATGTTATGATGATCGAACACGATATCGCCGAGGTGTATGTGGACGAACTCGGAAAGTGGGTTCTTGTCGATCCGGAAAGCATTTTCGATTCGTATGAATATGAAACATCGACCGGCATGCCGGTAAACTGCCTGGAACAACACCGGTACTTCCTCATGGAAAACGGCATAACAGCAGAAAATCCCATCAACTGGAAGGCTGTCGATCCATGGGCGAATTTACCCAGACCGGGGAAAACTCCGGGCGTCCCTGCTCCTCTCGATTTTTCGACCTTTACGGGATGGATCAACGATCCGTCAAAACCCGATTACCCTCCACAGCACCGTCTGGCGGGACTCGTACGGATTATGCTGAGAAATAACTGGTTTTCGCAGCCTTATCCCCGTCCATTGACCCAGGGAGTTGATTACTGGCCGTGGGATGGTTTTCTCAACTGGTATGACGATGCGACGCCCCGTCAGTTACAGTATGCGCTCCATTCCGACAGGGAAGTCGATTTCTATCCGACTCTCAACACCGTCACCTGCGATGCGGTGTATTCGAAAAACGAGGGCGAGATTGCCGTCACCATGGTTACGTTTACACCGAATTTCGACAGTTATGAGATCAATATCGACGGCGCAGGGTGGAAAGACAGCCCGGACAGATTCACCTGGAAATTGAAACCCAGCGCGCTCAACACACTTGAAATGCGCATCAGGAACAAACTGGGGCTCAAAGGAAAGCCTTCGTGTATTGAGGTCATGTACCATTACAAAGAACTGTATGCGCCGAAACCGAAATGA
- a CDS encoding T9SS type A sorting domain-containing protein, with protein sequence MKKFIAVVLACTVMTTVAFAANFSPTLLKLSAAQTVKYDFDGSKLDIPIQISGRPANLIFLVFSKGQAESIKPVRNGHLGWHYVNKIDTCIFVSQPKIMDVGSNIVSWDGKNTDGKAVPRSEYTYYMWAYDNLTSKIAVSRSLSFKRPNAIIVTMDEKNNPLSNPLIVTGGTSHKGNDTRDKRTHYKWMIGGDPDDAALMETTAVMAFGDKGTIAFLPSDHDYWFKSSQRPSGVVEIGKYKWVPNGDSEIQTAWGDNGYFTYAEPVFCTEYHNDLVIIEGHNDILSVNSVFNAANVSELVYCDMTDGTETTRVDMSDWWVRVDDGEAGAQSCGGPLYFGLGPNGMLAMGAHTNCMNQAIDPYRNGEAGGEINDLTLWVNQNGDYVGDHNFNEDANLPWVCFDYNVAPYKYNITLDANGFSIFPSYDLGAVSFGLFAPDGTGIGYFAYAGETAALKYGNHYVDYNSPYDGIYTDNNSSETDKSGFFYVGHDSIKGIITSQVAVEEAVPAAFTVAQNVPNPFNPSTTINFNTAQAGNVTIDVFNIAGQQVATIADKFMSAGSHSVTWDASGVSAGVYFYTVRSGQFSKTMKMTLLK encoded by the coding sequence ATGAAAAAGTTTATTGCAGTAGTTCTTGCATGTACGGTCATGACAACTGTGGCCTTTGCTGCAAATTTCAGCCCGACTCTTTTAAAACTGTCTGCGGCTCAGACAGTTAAATATGATTTTGACGGTTCGAAGCTCGATATACCCATTCAGATTTCAGGCAGACCGGCAAATCTCATTTTCCTTGTATTCTCCAAAGGACAGGCAGAATCGATAAAACCCGTACGAAACGGTCATCTCGGCTGGCATTATGTCAATAAAATCGATACCTGTATATTTGTTTCACAGCCGAAAATCATGGATGTCGGATCAAACATCGTTTCATGGGACGGAAAGAATACCGATGGTAAAGCGGTCCCTCGGAGCGAATACACGTATTACATGTGGGCCTATGATAACCTGACCAGTAAAATAGCGGTATCCAGAAGCCTGAGTTTCAAACGTCCGAATGCAATCATCGTAACCATGGATGAAAAAAATAATCCGCTGTCGAATCCGCTTATCGTAACCGGTGGAACCAGTCATAAAGGAAACGACACACGGGATAAAAGAACTCATTATAAATGGATGATCGGCGGTGATCCTGATGACGCAGCCCTCATGGAGACAACCGCAGTCATGGCGTTTGGAGACAAAGGTACCATAGCATTCCTTCCGAGCGATCATGATTACTGGTTCAAGAGTTCACAGCGCCCTTCCGGGGTCGTTGAAATCGGAAAATATAAATGGGTTCCCAACGGCGACTCGGAAATCCAGACTGCCTGGGGCGATAACGGTTATTTCACCTATGCCGAGCCAGTATTCTGCACGGAATATCACAACGATCTCGTCATAATTGAGGGTCACAATGATATTCTTTCGGTAAACTCGGTTTTCAATGCGGCTAATGTATCGGAGCTTGTTTACTGTGACATGACGGATGGTACGGAAACCACCAGGGTGGACATGTCTGACTGGTGGGTCAGAGTTGATGACGGTGAAGCCGGAGCTCAGTCATGCGGCGGTCCTCTCTATTTCGGTCTTGGGCCCAACGGCATGCTCGCAATGGGCGCTCATACAAACTGCATGAATCAAGCGATCGATCCTTACAGAAACGGTGAAGCCGGCGGTGAAATAAACGACCTGACATTATGGGTTAACCAGAATGGCGACTATGTCGGTGACCACAATTTCAATGAAGATGCCAATCTGCCCTGGGTTTGCTTTGACTATAATGTAGCCCCGTACAAGTATAATATCACTCTGGATGCAAATGGATTCTCTATCTTCCCGAGTTATGACCTCGGCGCCGTTTCTTTTGGTCTTTTCGCTCCCGATGGGACGGGTATCGGCTATTTTGCATATGCCGGAGAAACAGCAGCCTTGAAATACGGCAACCATTATGTGGATTACAATTCACCCTATGATGGTATTTATACCGATAACAATTCCTCTGAAACAGACAAGAGCGGCTTCTTCTATGTCGGTCATGACTCCATTAAAGGTATTATAACCAGCCAGGTCGCTGTTGAAGAAGCTGTTCCCGCGGCCTTTACCGTAGCCCAGAACGTCCCCAATCCGTTCAATCCATCCACGACAATCAATTTCAATACCGCTCAGGCCGGTAATGTCACAATTGATGTCTTCAATATAGCAGGACAGCAGGTCGCAACAATTGCAGACAAATTCATGAGTGCCGGCAGCCACTCAGTTACCTGGGATGCGTCCGGAGTCTCCGCCGGTGTGTATTTCTATACAGTCCGGTCCGGTCAATTCTCAAAAACCATGAAGATGACGCTGCTCAAATAG
- a CDS encoding Lrp/AsnC family transcriptional regulator, with protein MIDKIDLQIMNVLGYDGRIANVDLAQKLGIPNSTVWQRIKRLNEIGIINFSCEVDTQKFQEVIVVFSGISINANREEILNELDKLPNTLFAVGITGRYDFLVGFAARSTFEINTVLGRINKIEGVVHTESFIVLENHGLLVRSDKFSQIVQASGTQNTDNNEKVKK; from the coding sequence ATGATTGACAAAATCGATTTGCAAATCATGAATGTTCTTGGGTATGATGGACGTATAGCAAATGTTGACCTTGCACAAAAACTCGGGATACCCAACTCGACAGTATGGCAGAGAATCAAACGATTGAATGAGATAGGTATTATAAATTTCTCTTGTGAGGTGGATACACAGAAATTCCAGGAAGTCATCGTTGTTTTTTCGGGTATTTCCATCAATGCCAATCGTGAGGAAATCCTGAACGAACTCGATAAGCTTCCAAATACATTGTTTGCTGTAGGCATTACCGGGAGATATGATTTTCTGGTAGGGTTTGCAGCGCGATCAACATTCGAGATAAACACTGTCCTTGGCAGGATCAATAAAATTGAGGGCGTGGTGCATACTGAGTCTTTTATTGTTCTTGAAAACCATGGTCTGTTAGTAAGGTCCGACAAATTCAGTCAGATTGTTCAAGCTTCCGGGACACAAAACACCGATAATAATGAAAAAGTGAAAAAATAA